Proteins from a genomic interval of Rhizobium rhododendri:
- a CDS encoding sugar phosphate isomerase/epimerase family protein, whose translation MKHGIYYSYWEHEWSASFAPYIEKVAKLGFDVIEVAAHHINDYSDADLALIKQSAADNSIILTAGIGPSKAKNLSSPDIAVRQAGKVFFQQTLKNVAKLDIKTIGGALHSYWPVDYSTPVDKEGDRARGVEGIHGIADFANDLGINLCIEVLNRFENHVLNTAAEGVAFINDVGKPNVKVMLDTFHMNIEEDSFGDAIRTAGPLLGHFHTGESNRRVPGKGRLPWHEISLALRDINYTGAVVMEPFVKTGGTIGSNIRVWRDLSDGADEAKMDEDARNALAFSRFVLGS comes from the coding sequence ATGAAGCATGGAATTTACTATTCTTACTGGGAACATGAGTGGAGCGCCAGTTTTGCTCCATACATCGAGAAGGTTGCGAAGCTTGGCTTCGATGTCATCGAAGTGGCTGCGCACCACATCAACGACTATAGCGACGCAGATCTTGCCCTGATCAAACAGAGCGCGGCAGACAACAGTATCATTCTAACCGCCGGCATTGGGCCTTCCAAGGCCAAGAACCTGTCGTCCCCTGATATTGCCGTGCGGCAAGCTGGTAAGGTATTTTTCCAGCAAACGCTCAAGAACGTCGCAAAGCTTGATATCAAGACAATCGGCGGTGCGCTCCATTCCTATTGGCCGGTGGACTATTCAACGCCTGTCGACAAGGAAGGCGACCGTGCACGCGGGGTCGAGGGCATTCACGGTATCGCGGACTTTGCCAACGACCTGGGCATAAACCTCTGCATCGAGGTGCTGAATCGCTTCGAGAACCACGTTCTCAACACCGCGGCAGAAGGCGTGGCCTTCATCAACGATGTCGGCAAGCCCAATGTCAAAGTGATGCTTGATACATTCCATATGAACATTGAGGAGGACAGCTTTGGCGATGCCATCCGCACCGCGGGCCCGCTACTCGGGCATTTCCACACCGGCGAAAGCAATCGCCGTGTCCCGGGCAAAGGCCGACTACCTTGGCATGAGATCAGTCTCGCACTGCGCGACATCAATTACACTGGTGCCGTCGTGATGGAGCCTTTTGTCAAAACGGGTGGAACGATAGGCTCCAACATCAGGGTGTGGCGCGATCTGAGCGATGGTGCAGACGAAGCCAAAATGGATGAAGATGCGCGAAATGCACTCGCATTTTCTCGTTTCGTTCTCGGCTCTTAA
- a CDS encoding ABC transporter ATP-binding protein: protein MARLQLKSVVKSYGIYEAVRGIDLDIEDNEFVVFVGPSGCGKSTTLRMIAGLEHITAGDIVIGDRVVTNLGPGKRDIAMVFQNYALYPHMSVRENIAFCLQQQKLAKPEIEARIRRASETLHITELLDRRPGQLSGGQRQRVAMGRAIVRNPKVFLFDEPLSNLDAKLRVQMRTEIKRLHQILPTTTVYVTHDQVEAMTMADRVVVMNAGLVEQVGPPQELYHSPASLFVAGFIGSPSMNFLEAELIDRDGVPAVRLADGTLLAIPAQRLAGYAPHVGKAVTFGIRPESISPRQEREGFASIDVMVDLVEPLGPSTMIYFDVANITLCASISPDSGARPQTTMPISVNMNQMHLFDRESGRSLRT, encoded by the coding sequence ATGGCAAGGCTTCAACTCAAAAGCGTCGTCAAATCCTACGGTATTTATGAAGCCGTGCGCGGCATCGATCTCGATATCGAGGACAACGAGTTCGTCGTCTTCGTCGGCCCTTCCGGCTGCGGAAAATCGACCACGCTCCGGATGATCGCCGGGCTGGAGCACATCACCGCCGGCGATATCGTCATCGGCGACCGTGTCGTCACCAATCTCGGTCCGGGCAAGCGCGATATCGCCATGGTGTTTCAGAACTACGCGCTCTATCCGCACATGTCGGTCCGGGAGAACATCGCCTTCTGTCTGCAGCAGCAGAAACTCGCAAAACCCGAAATCGAGGCCAGGATCAGACGCGCATCGGAAACGCTGCATATCACCGAACTCCTGGATCGGCGGCCCGGCCAACTGTCCGGCGGTCAGCGTCAGCGCGTCGCCATGGGCCGGGCGATCGTGCGCAATCCGAAGGTGTTTCTGTTCGACGAGCCGCTGTCGAACCTGGATGCGAAGCTCCGCGTCCAGATGCGCACCGAAATCAAAAGGCTTCATCAGATCCTGCCGACGACCACCGTCTACGTCACCCATGACCAGGTCGAAGCGATGACGATGGCAGACCGTGTCGTGGTGATGAATGCAGGACTTGTCGAGCAAGTTGGACCGCCGCAGGAGTTGTACCACAGCCCGGCGAGCCTGTTCGTCGCCGGGTTCATCGGCTCGCCATCGATGAACTTTCTTGAAGCAGAACTCATCGACCGCGACGGCGTCCCGGCCGTGCGGCTGGCGGATGGTACGCTGCTGGCGATACCGGCACAACGTCTGGCCGGCTATGCGCCGCATGTCGGGAAAGCCGTTACCTTCGGTATCCGTCCCGAGTCGATATCCCCTCGACAGGAGCGCGAGGGCTTTGCGAGTATCGACGTGATGGTTGACCTGGTGGAGCCGCTGGGACCGTCGACGATGATCTATTTCGATGTAGCAAATATCACGCTCTGCGCCAGCATCAGCCCTGACAGCGGTGCGCGGCCCCAGACGACGATGCCGATCTCGGTGAATATGAACCAGATGCATTTGTTCGACCGGGAAAGCGGACGATCCTTGCGTACCTAA
- a CDS encoding ABC transporter permease: MTAIVETFYRRFGKEMVGPFLALMAVLLFFSIASPQFLSQATFGSVAFQLPELGLLTLAMLLPVLTGGLNLAVTFTANFAGLTVAWILQANGGVDANPFIFAVGCLCAVVAGASTGLIMGVVVAYTRAHPILVSLSMMIFVRGLGEFLTRGGDVSGFPDFIQPLGHGSWLGIPIPLIVLLGCVLVWHVLLTRTKLGFNTYMIGSNIEAARYSGVSTRRVVILVYTLSGAMCAIAGIVMMARFNSVRVGHGESYLLITVLACFLGGINPFGGFGRVIPVFVALVVLQLLSSGLNLMGANQHLATAVWGLLLVGVMILRWAASQYKVFSSRRG; encoded by the coding sequence ATGACCGCTATCGTTGAAACTTTCTATAGGCGCTTCGGCAAGGAGATGGTTGGACCCTTCCTCGCGTTGATGGCCGTGCTCTTGTTCTTCAGCATCGCGTCGCCGCAGTTTTTAAGCCAGGCGACCTTCGGTTCCGTTGCGTTCCAACTGCCGGAATTGGGGTTGCTAACATTGGCGATGCTTTTGCCGGTGTTGACCGGTGGGCTCAATCTGGCGGTCACGTTCACCGCTAACTTCGCCGGGCTGACCGTCGCCTGGATCCTGCAGGCAAATGGCGGCGTGGATGCCAACCCCTTCATATTCGCGGTCGGCTGCCTATGTGCGGTGGTAGCCGGCGCTTCCACCGGCTTGATCATGGGCGTCGTCGTGGCATACACGCGGGCGCACCCGATCCTGGTGTCTCTTTCCATGATGATCTTCGTTCGGGGTCTCGGCGAATTCCTCACGCGCGGTGGCGATGTTTCTGGCTTTCCTGATTTTATTCAGCCGCTGGGTCACGGCAGCTGGCTTGGGATTCCCATCCCGCTGATCGTCTTGCTCGGCTGCGTGCTGGTGTGGCACGTGCTGCTGACGCGCACGAAGCTTGGCTTCAACACCTACATGATTGGCTCCAATATCGAGGCCGCCCGCTATTCCGGCGTCAGCACTCGCAGGGTGGTTATCCTGGTCTACACCTTGTCCGGAGCGATGTGTGCCATCGCCGGTATCGTCATGATGGCGCGTTTCAACTCCGTCCGGGTCGGACATGGTGAATCTTACCTGTTGATTACGGTGCTTGCATGCTTTCTCGGCGGCATCAACCCATTCGGCGGTTTCGGCCGGGTCATTCCAGTCTTCGTCGCTCTCGTCGTTTTACAACTTCTGTCTTCTGGCCTGAACCTGATGGGCGCAAATCAGCATCTGGCAACCGCCGTCTGGGGCCTGCTGCTTGTCGGCGTCATGATCCTTCGATGGGCCGCATCGCAGTACAAAGTTTTCAGCAGCAGAAGAGGTTAG
- a CDS encoding sugar ABC transporter ATP-binding protein, translated as MHEIDSATAGSRPLLSLRDINITFGGVHALKNVSFDVLPGEVHCLAGENGSGKSTLIKIITGVYCPAPGAIIEFDGQAYPDMSPVTAQTKGIQVIWQDLALFPEMTVAENIAFQTVLGRWPRFVNYRHMRRLALSALKRLGVDLNIDLPLKEFPIAQRQIVAIARALVGEAKIVFMDEPTASLTQSETDHLLNIVRTLSADGVSVVFVSHRLAEVLEISGRLTVLRDGALVGAYSTEGMTQSRITELMTGKNFDNHLRATLKEDQPTVLEVKSLSRRGQFENISLTVRRGETLGITGLLGAGRTELALALFGMNRPDSGTVTLEGSVVRFSSNRDAIDAGIAYLSEDRLSLGLIQPQSIADNLVISSLYKIRSGGFLSDKKKHDLVAGWIRELGVKIGLQEDAISTLSGGNQQRIAIAKWLATEPKLLILDSPTVGVDVGARAGIFEIVAKLAKTGLAIILISDEVPEVYFNADRVLHMAKGEIVGSFDPRHCSLQEIEAAVYA; from the coding sequence ATGCATGAGATCGATAGTGCGACTGCGGGCAGCCGACCGCTGCTGTCGCTGCGCGACATCAATATTACGTTTGGCGGCGTCCATGCGTTGAAGAATGTCTCCTTTGATGTGCTGCCGGGCGAAGTCCATTGCCTTGCCGGCGAGAATGGCTCTGGCAAAAGCACCCTGATCAAAATCATCACTGGAGTATATTGTCCGGCGCCTGGGGCAATCATTGAATTCGATGGTCAGGCCTACCCGGATATGTCGCCGGTCACGGCACAGACAAAGGGCATCCAGGTCATTTGGCAAGATCTTGCACTTTTTCCGGAGATGACCGTCGCGGAAAACATTGCCTTCCAGACCGTTCTCGGTCGCTGGCCTCGATTCGTCAATTATCGCCACATGCGGCGGCTGGCATTGAGCGCTCTCAAGCGGCTTGGAGTCGATTTGAATATCGATCTGCCGCTCAAGGAATTTCCCATAGCGCAGAGACAGATCGTCGCGATTGCCCGCGCCCTAGTCGGCGAGGCGAAGATCGTCTTCATGGACGAACCAACCGCGTCGCTGACGCAATCGGAGACCGATCATCTTCTGAATATTGTGCGCACTCTGTCCGCCGACGGCGTTTCCGTCGTCTTTGTCAGTCACCGCCTAGCCGAGGTGCTGGAGATTTCGGGCCGCCTGACCGTCCTTCGCGACGGAGCCCTGGTCGGCGCCTACTCGACGGAGGGCATGACCCAGTCTCGCATCACCGAACTGATGACGGGCAAGAATTTCGACAATCACCTTCGGGCCACCTTGAAAGAAGACCAGCCGACCGTTCTTGAGGTCAAGTCGCTTAGTCGTCGCGGTCAGTTCGAGAATATCTCGCTCACCGTTCGACGTGGCGAAACGCTTGGCATCACCGGGCTTTTGGGCGCCGGGCGGACGGAATTGGCGCTCGCATTGTTCGGCATGAACCGGCCAGACTCCGGCACTGTGACGCTCGAAGGCTCGGTTGTCCGGTTTTCGTCCAATCGGGACGCCATCGATGCTGGAATTGCCTATCTGTCGGAGGACCGTCTGTCTCTTGGTCTCATTCAACCGCAGTCGATCGCCGACAATCTGGTGATCTCGTCACTCTACAAAATCCGATCCGGCGGGTTTCTTTCGGACAAAAAGAAGCACGATCTCGTTGCCGGATGGATCCGCGAACTCGGTGTCAAGATAGGGCTTCAGGAAGACGCGATCTCGACGCTCTCAGGCGGTAACCAGCAGCGCATTGCGATTGCCAAGTGGCTGGCGACCGAGCCGAAGCTGCTCATTCTCGATTCGCCGACGGTTGGTGTCGATGTCGGTGCTCGGGCCGGAATTTTCGAGATCGTCGCCAAATTGGCGAAGACCGGACTGGCGATCATTCTGATTTCGGACGAGGTGCCGGAGGTTTATTTCAACGCAGACCGGGTGCTGCACATGGCGAAAGGCGAGATCGTCGGCTCGTTCGATCCGCGGCATTGCTCACTCCAGGAAATCGAGGCGGCTGTTTATGCGTAG
- a CDS encoding sugar phosphate isomerase/epimerase family protein, translated as MQGFGIHASIWTMKWDRPGAEKAIAGAAEYGLDFIEIPLLDATSVDARHTRQLLDRHSLRAACSLVLPQAAWASVRPDAAIEHLKIAIDTAAALGGEALTGVTYGGTNERTGLPPTQAEYDNLVRALHAAGTHAKLHGIQLGVEAVNRYESHLINSAEQAVTLVERISLDNVFIHLDTFHMNIEEKGAGNGILNAGNHLKYMHMSESDRGTPGYGNVPWDPIFASLAAVDFKGVLTLESFVGMPADMAGDISTWRPVARDVEQVMGDGLSFLRGKAAQYGLFSR; from the coding sequence ATGCAAGGGTTCGGCATTCATGCAAGCATATGGACGATGAAGTGGGACCGCCCCGGTGCGGAGAAAGCGATAGCCGGCGCGGCCGAGTACGGGCTGGATTTCATCGAAATACCACTACTGGACGCGACGTCGGTTGATGCAAGACACACGCGCCAACTTCTCGATAGACATTCCCTGCGCGCTGCTTGCTCCCTGGTGTTGCCGCAGGCGGCATGGGCTTCGGTTCGACCGGATGCGGCGATCGAACATCTCAAGATTGCAATTGACACGGCGGCAGCGCTGGGGGGCGAAGCGCTGACTGGTGTAACATACGGTGGTACCAACGAGCGGACCGGGCTGCCCCCGACGCAGGCCGAATATGACAATCTGGTGCGCGCCCTGCACGCCGCCGGCACCCATGCGAAGCTTCATGGCATCCAGCTTGGTGTCGAGGCGGTGAACCGCTATGAAAGCCACTTGATAAACTCCGCCGAGCAGGCCGTCACCTTGGTCGAACGGATCAGTCTGGACAACGTCTTCATCCATCTCGACACCTTCCACATGAATATCGAGGAGAAGGGCGCCGGAAACGGCATCCTGAACGCCGGCAATCATCTGAAATACATGCATATGTCGGAGAGCGACAGAGGCACGCCCGGCTACGGAAACGTTCCCTGGGATCCTATTTTCGCTTCTCTCGCCGCGGTCGATTTCAAGGGAGTCCTGACGCTGGAAAGTTTTGTCGGCATGCCAGCGGACATGGCGGGTGACATATCGACATGGCGCCCGGTCGCGCGCGACGTTGAACAGGTGATGGGCGACGGTTTGTCTTTTCTGCGCGGTAAGGCCGCGCAATACGGATTGTTCTCCCGTTGA
- a CDS encoding LacI family DNA-binding transcriptional regulator, protein MKDDSKKKATIYDLSVLSGISASTVSAVLNGTWQKRRIKESTAALIRGLADKHQYTANRQARGLRSSRSGLVGLMLPVYDNRYFSSMAQAFEAHVRQRGQCPIVVSSGRDPQEERETAEDLISYSIDELFICGATDPDGVHDVCEAAGLRHVNIDLPGSKTHSVISDNYQGARTLTEAIIRHFPADDPLRADEIFLFGGRDDHATRERIRGFRDARGELLGVGVEDGTQSTGYSPNAMQIAFESYFQRTGKLPRALFVNSSINFEGLLRFMSAHPHELFADLVVGCFDYDPFASFLPFPVFMMKQDVEGMLSKAFELIKQPSTHPLMHLVASQLVPPRTALLGPLDNLKDAL, encoded by the coding sequence ATGAAAGACGACAGCAAGAAAAAGGCCACGATTTACGATCTCTCTGTGCTTTCGGGAATCTCCGCCTCGACTGTCAGTGCGGTTCTCAACGGCACGTGGCAAAAGCGGCGCATCAAGGAAAGTACGGCGGCGCTCATTCGCGGCCTCGCCGACAAGCATCAATATACCGCCAACCGCCAGGCACGAGGCCTTCGCAGCTCCAGGTCCGGCTTGGTGGGCCTTATGCTTCCGGTCTACGACAATCGCTATTTTTCGTCGATGGCTCAGGCATTTGAAGCGCACGTGCGGCAACGGGGCCAATGCCCGATTGTCGTAAGCTCGGGTCGCGATCCTCAGGAAGAACGCGAGACGGCAGAGGATCTCATATCCTATTCAATCGACGAGCTGTTTATTTGCGGTGCCACCGACCCTGATGGTGTGCATGATGTCTGCGAAGCCGCAGGGTTAAGACACGTCAATATCGATCTGCCCGGGTCGAAGACCCACTCGGTGATCAGCGACAACTATCAGGGTGCGAGGACGCTTACCGAGGCAATTATTCGGCACTTCCCTGCGGACGATCCGTTGCGAGCTGACGAGATCTTTCTGTTCGGCGGGCGTGACGATCACGCCACGCGTGAGCGTATACGAGGGTTTCGAGATGCTCGCGGTGAACTGCTCGGCGTTGGAGTGGAAGACGGAACCCAATCTACCGGCTACTCTCCGAACGCAATGCAGATTGCCTTTGAGTCATATTTTCAGCGTACGGGGAAACTTCCAAGGGCATTGTTCGTCAACTCTTCTATCAACTTCGAGGGTTTGCTGCGTTTCATGTCGGCTCACCCGCACGAACTTTTCGCTGATTTGGTGGTCGGGTGCTTTGACTATGACCCCTTCGCTTCATTCCTTCCTTTTCCGGTGTTCATGATGAAGCAAGATGTAGAAGGGATGCTTTCCAAGGCCTTCGAGCTCATCAAACAGCCTTCTACCCACCCGTTGATGCATCTCGTTGCATCGCAGTTAGTTCCTCCGCGTACTGCACTCCTTGGCCCATTGGACAACCTCAAAGATGCTCTCTGA
- a CDS encoding ABC transporter permease: MRSFIRTHATESALIGVIAVICIYLSFATDNFFSLGNTFDLLNTSSVNIIFAVGLLVVLIAGGIDISFAVSASVVQYVTVIALGWIGGGGWVSGLIIAGSVGILLGALNAFLIHGFRIISIVATISTFNIYFGLLMFFTGGVSIYNLPDWLTSRVVLFEHEMPNGTWIEITLPVLVMVLCVIATWLLITRTTIGRQLYAFGDNPEGARRFGINVGAMQFIAFGWLGLMSGIGGLVQAHYAQEVVPNALYGRELDVLAAVVLGGARLGGGKGSVLGCVLGILMIAIIQNGLNLMGVSPFAFKMIIGAIILVAITVSNTRIDRLMPFLRKEGKTQ, encoded by the coding sequence ATGCGTAGTTTTATTCGTACTCACGCGACCGAAAGTGCGCTCATCGGCGTCATTGCCGTCATCTGCATTTATCTGTCGTTCGCCACCGATAATTTTTTCTCGCTCGGCAATACGTTCGATCTGCTCAACACAAGCTCGGTCAACATCATCTTCGCGGTCGGCCTGTTGGTCGTCCTGATCGCCGGTGGCATCGACATATCCTTCGCGGTTAGTGCGTCCGTCGTGCAATACGTCACCGTCATCGCGCTCGGCTGGATTGGCGGCGGCGGCTGGGTGTCTGGGCTCATTATCGCCGGTTCGGTCGGAATTCTCTTGGGCGCGCTCAATGCCTTTCTGATCCATGGCTTCCGCATCATTTCCATCGTTGCGACGATCTCAACCTTCAATATCTATTTTGGCCTGCTGATGTTTTTTACCGGCGGCGTGTCAATCTACAATTTGCCGGATTGGCTGACCAGCCGGGTGGTGCTTTTCGAACACGAGATGCCCAATGGTACCTGGATCGAGATCACGCTTCCGGTTCTCGTCATGGTGCTGTGCGTCATCGCAACCTGGCTGCTGATCACCCGCACGACGATCGGACGCCAGCTCTACGCATTTGGCGACAACCCGGAGGGCGCGCGACGGTTCGGCATCAATGTCGGAGCGATGCAGTTCATCGCCTTCGGCTGGCTGGGGCTTATGTCCGGCATCGGCGGCCTTGTCCAGGCGCACTACGCCCAAGAAGTGGTTCCGAACGCTCTGTATGGCCGCGAGCTCGATGTGCTGGCGGCGGTTGTGCTTGGCGGCGCGCGCCTTGGTGGCGGAAAAGGATCGGTGCTTGGCTGCGTGCTGGGGATCCTGATGATCGCCATCATACAAAACGGACTGAACCTGATGGGCGTGTCGCCCTTCGCCTTCAAGATGATCATTGGCGCCATCATTCTGGTAGCCATCACCGTGTCGAACACGCGCATCGATCGGCTCATGCCGTTCCTTCGCAAGGAGGGTAAAACGCAATGA
- a CDS encoding glycoside hydrolase family 127 protein has translation MSVSDKTTASAPDGRPARFVPADHSRVEFSGGFWQSWTETVRSVTIPSQHDRLEEEGFLEVLDFGKPPGPLARPIQPSGLSMQHFFDSDFGKWIEAASYTLKAHPDVEIEAKIEAIVEKLEQGQMADGYLNSWFIRREPEKRWTNLRDLHEMYSMGHLLEGAVAYFEATGKRRFLDVMIRAVDHIIDTFGPEPGKLRGYDAHEEIELALVKLYRVTRDPRHLDLAVYFVDERGAMPSYYDEEARKRGENPDDYVYQTYAYSQAHIPVREQTQVVGHAVRAMYLFSAMADLAHENNDPALFAICDRLFDNLTSRQLYVTGGLGPSASNEGFTREYDLPNETAYAETCAAVALGFWGHRMAQIDLDRRFTDSLETVLFNGALSGISRDGQHYFYENVLESHGQNRRWKWHYCPCCPTNIARFITSLGQYFYSARAGELAVHLYGANTAELSVGNAFVRLTQETRYPWDGDIGLRLGLENATPLTVKLRIPGWCLDATIAVNGEPVDLRACVTKGYAYIAREWRDGDEIRLSFDMPVQRLYAHPAASEDSGRVALRRGPVVYCVEETDIGGEPQRLRLPADAVIGTRFDAELLGGAMVLEGEALEADASDWSDSLYRTSPPALVPKPFKAIPYHLWANREPGAMLVWLQEN, from the coding sequence ATGTCAGTTTCCGACAAGACAACCGCGTCCGCGCCAGACGGCCGTCCAGCCCGCTTCGTTCCCGCCGACCACAGCCGCGTCGAATTCAGCGGCGGCTTCTGGCAGAGCTGGACGGAGACCGTTCGCAGCGTCACCATTCCGTCCCAGCACGATCGGCTCGAGGAGGAAGGATTTCTCGAGGTTCTCGACTTCGGAAAGCCGCCGGGTCCCCTTGCGCGCCCGATCCAGCCCAGCGGCCTGTCGATGCAGCATTTTTTCGATTCCGACTTCGGCAAGTGGATCGAAGCCGCCAGCTACACGCTCAAGGCTCATCCCGATGTCGAGATCGAGGCGAAGATCGAAGCGATCGTCGAAAAACTCGAACAGGGCCAGATGGCCGACGGCTATCTCAACAGCTGGTTCATTCGCCGCGAACCTGAGAAGCGCTGGACGAACCTGCGCGACCTGCACGAGATGTATTCCATGGGCCACCTGTTGGAGGGGGCCGTAGCCTATTTCGAGGCGACCGGAAAGCGGCGCTTTCTCGACGTGATGATCCGCGCCGTCGATCATATCATCGACACTTTCGGCCCCGAGCCCGGTAAACTGCGCGGCTATGACGCGCATGAGGAGATCGAGCTTGCGCTGGTCAAGCTCTACCGCGTCACCCGCGACCCCCGTCATCTCGACCTTGCCGTCTACTTTGTCGACGAGCGCGGCGCCATGCCGTCCTATTATGACGAGGAGGCGCGCAAGCGCGGTGAAAACCCCGACGACTACGTCTATCAGACCTACGCCTACAGCCAGGCGCACATCCCCGTGCGCGAGCAGACGCAGGTGGTCGGCCATGCCGTTCGCGCCATGTATCTGTTCTCGGCCATGGCGGACCTGGCGCATGAGAACAACGATCCCGCGTTGTTTGCCATTTGCGATCGGCTCTTCGACAACCTGACCAGCCGCCAACTCTACGTCACCGGCGGGCTCGGGCCATCGGCATCGAACGAAGGTTTTACCCGCGAGTACGATCTTCCCAATGAGACGGCTTATGCAGAGACATGCGCCGCAGTGGCCTTGGGGTTCTGGGGCCATCGGATGGCACAGATCGACCTCGACAGACGGTTCACGGACAGTCTCGAAACCGTGCTGTTCAACGGCGCTCTCTCCGGCATTTCCCGCGATGGGCAACATTATTTCTACGAGAACGTGCTCGAAAGCCACGGCCAGAACCGTCGTTGGAAATGGCACTATTGCCCATGCTGCCCGACGAACATTGCCCGTTTCATCACGTCGCTGGGCCAATATTTTTACTCTGCCAGGGCCGGCGAACTCGCGGTTCATCTCTATGGCGCCAATACCGCGGAATTGTCGGTCGGGAATGCTTTCGTCCGTCTCACGCAGGAAACCCGCTATCCCTGGGATGGCGACATCGGCCTTCGTCTTGGGCTCGAAAACGCCACGCCGCTGACCGTGAAGCTGCGGATTCCGGGCTGGTGCCTTGACGCGACCATCGCCGTCAACGGCGAGCCAGTCGATCTTCGAGCGTGTGTCACCAAAGGTTATGCGTATATCGCCCGGGAATGGCGGGACGGCGACGAAATTCGCCTTTCGTTCGACATGCCGGTGCAGCGGCTCTATGCCCATCCGGCGGCAAGCGAAGACAGCGGTCGCGTGGCGCTGCGGCGCGGTCCCGTTGTCTATTGCGTCGAGGAAACCGACATCGGCGGTGAACCGCAGCGGCTTCGTCTGCCTGCCGATGCGGTGATCGGTACGCGTTTCGATGCGGAGCTTCTCGGCGGCGCCATGGTGCTGGAAGGCGAAGCGCTGGAAGCGGACGCCAGCGACTGGAGCGACAGCCTCTACCGTACGTCTCCGCCAGCTTTGGTTCCGAAACCATTCAAGGCAATTCCGTATCATCTCTGGGCGAACCGCGAGCCGGGTGCGATGCTCGTTTGGCTGCAGGAAAATTAG
- a CDS encoding autoinducer 2 ABC transporter substrate-binding protein, translated as MTKFIVAALAASLALSTAAAAFAADAGKVGVVVKIGGIPWFNAMEAGIKEQGKKLGIDASMVGPTSSDPALQVRAIEDLIAQGVKVIGVVPNDAKVLEPVLTKAREKGIIVITHESPSQKGADWDFELASSKGFGEAYGKLLADKMGGKGEYAVFVGSLTVPLHNAWADAAIAYLKKNNPDMKLVGDRYGVAEDVDKSRSTALDLISAHPNLTGFLAFGSQGPIGAGRAVEERRKTGKIFVLGPFSPGQGEKLLKSDAISGGIMWNPKQAGEVFVTLADKLMKGEQLKDGDTIEGLGVIHPDFTNHNIIVDQLVQINKDTVAGLAAMGL; from the coding sequence ATGACCAAATTTATCGTTGCCGCGCTGGCCGCGTCGCTGGCGCTTTCAACGGCTGCAGCCGCCTTTGCCGCTGACGCCGGCAAAGTCGGCGTGGTCGTCAAGATTGGCGGCATCCCGTGGTTCAATGCGATGGAAGCCGGCATTAAGGAACAAGGCAAGAAGCTCGGTATTGATGCGTCGATGGTCGGTCCAACGAGTTCTGACCCCGCACTGCAGGTTCGCGCCATAGAGGATCTGATTGCCCAGGGTGTGAAGGTCATCGGTGTGGTGCCGAACGACGCTAAGGTTCTGGAGCCGGTACTCACCAAGGCGCGAGAAAAGGGCATCATCGTCATCACCCATGAGTCGCCCAGTCAGAAAGGCGCCGATTGGGACTTCGAACTCGCCTCTTCGAAGGGCTTCGGCGAGGCTTACGGAAAGCTGCTCGCCGACAAGATGGGCGGAAAAGGCGAATACGCGGTATTTGTCGGTTCGCTGACGGTTCCCCTGCACAATGCCTGGGCCGATGCGGCCATTGCCTATCTGAAGAAAAATAATCCGGACATGAAGCTGGTCGGCGATCGCTACGGCGTGGCTGAGGATGTCGACAAAAGTCGCAGCACCGCTTTGGATCTGATCTCCGCACACCCGAATTTGACGGGTTTCTTGGCTTTCGGCAGCCAAGGGCCAATCGGCGCCGGCCGTGCTGTTGAAGAGCGGCGCAAGACCGGCAAGATTTTTGTCCTGGGTCCCTTCTCGCCCGGTCAGGGCGAGAAGCTACTGAAATCGGATGCGATCTCGGGCGGGATTATGTGGAATCCGAAGCAAGCCGGCGAAGTTTTCGTGACGCTCGCCGACAAATTGATGAAGGGCGAGCAACTGAAGGACGGCGATACGATCGAGGGTCTCGGCGTCATCCATCCTGATTTCACTAACCACAACATCATAGTCGACCAGCTTGTCCAGATCAACAAGGACACGGTCGCTGGTCTGGCCGCCATGGGCCTCTAG